Within the Debaryomyces hansenii CBS767 chromosome E complete sequence genome, the region tatatatatacatatatatatatagccGATATCTCTATAATTGAATTGTGTCTCCCATTTGTATGAATAATCTAACTTGGACCCGGCTTCCTTTTAAGGAAACAGGGGGCCACTTATTTGGTAATACTTAATTTATATGCCAGAACATTTATCTTCTGTTATATACgtctttaatttttcttgacACTTATCTAACTCAAActatttataattaattcCCAATTCCTCAATCTCTTTTCCGAGACAAGGGATAAGCTGCGAAAATACATAGTTGAATTACATTACTCCAGTATTTATATTgggtatatatatatatatacttatatTCTCCTAGGAAATTGTAAGGAAATCGGGTactaatataataattatttttctttgtatattatatatatgttCTATAGACCAAATAGTACCTATCTTCTTATTCTTAGCTAACTAACTAACTTTAACTACCTAGAATTAGTTCCTAATTTACATCCTCCTATCTCCGGACTAAGGGGATCACCTCTATTCATGGATATATAGTTCATCTCATAAATTCTTCCAAAACTATAATTTTCAGAAATGGTTTCGTGGTCTAGTTGGTTATGGCATCTGCTTAACACGCAGAACGTCCCCAGTTCGATCCTGGGCGAAatcattctttttctttttttttccaACGTAGAATGCAAGTGACAATCTGAAGCTTTGGGCTCAAAACGATGAATGCCGTATCCAAGACTTTTGAACCTGAGATTCCTTTTTAAATCGGGGCTCAGTATCTAAATTAGTTAGGCTAAAGCCGCTCAAAGAAGTCATTGAGCCCCAACTttaatattgttgttgtagATTACGGGAAAGTAGGCTAAAAGCCGCATAAGTATTAAAGTTTTTATATGACGTCTCAGCCTAATGAAGTTAAAGCATGTTCTATTGGCTGGCTATCAGTTGTAGATATGGGTTCAGACTAGAGTTAAAAGTCATACATGACGTGATACgctaatttcaaaatccaaAAGCAATATGGCAGATCTGAGATCACCCTGTTAAGAGCGTAATTATTATGTAACATGCTTGCCTCATCGCACAGTAAATTTTCTGCCTAAGCGTAGAGAAAAACAATTTCCCGAACCGAAGGAATAAAAGAATACATAAACAGCATAAAAttacttcttcttattGTCCTATCGCCAgtgaaaatattattacaGAATTATCAGACACTCTTGATAAGAGGGACATTAATTATAAgcttatataatatattcgTAAGAGAATCTTGGTTGTTTTTAATAAGTTAggaataaaatttttttacaatatcattttATGTATTAAAGCCTGATAAAAAATCAAAGCTTGAagcattattttgaatagaCATATTTATACAAAGGATTCatagaattgaagaaaatatgtGGTTGAGAAAAGAGAAGGAAGATACAGACATGACGGAGACGTCGAAAGGtggaaaaattgatacTTTTGGTGGAGAAGGGGCATCAACCAGCAACAGTGTTATTTCCAAAAGTTTGTCGACCGGTGGCGTTGACGGAGAAGAGAGAAAATTCGACGAAAAGAAAGCGTATCCAAAAGGACATatccaaagaaaattaGAAAGTCGTCATGTTCAGTTGATTGCGATCGGGGGCTCGATTGGTACCGGTCTTTTTGTGACAATTGGTACAACTGGTTTAGTGAAAGCTGGACCTTTGGGATTATTGTTGGCGTACACATTTTGGACggttattattttgttgttAACCACCTCTATTGGTGAGATGGTGTCATTCTTGCCAGTGCCAGCTCCATTTATTACTATGGCTGGTAGATGTGTTGACGAGTCATTTGAATGTGCTGTCGGGTGGAATTTCTTTTTGATGCAAGCTTTATATATTCCTTTTGAGATTACTGCTGTGAATGGTatgattcatttttggAGAAGTGATTATTCGCCAGCCATTACGTTGTGTATCCAGATTGTTATCTACGCCTGCATTAATGTTTTTGCAGTTAGACTTTACGGTGAAGCCGAATTCTGGTTATCTATTtcgaaattaattttatgtATCGGGTTATTATTCTTTACACTTGTTACCATGTGTGGTGGTAACCCACAACATGATGCTTTTGGTTTCAGAAACTGGCATGTCGAAGGGGGCCCAATGGGTGAACAGATTACTACAGGAGCGTTAGGTAAGTTCCAAGGATTCTTAGCCGGTTTGATTAGTGCATGTTTTACGGTCGTTGGTCCAGAGTATATGTCTATGGTTTCAGCGGAAGCAAAGAACCCCAGGAAAACTATGCCCACTGCTTTCAAAACAGTTTTGTATAGATTGGCATTATTCTATATCGGTGGTGCATTGAGTGTGACTATTTTGATTAGTTACAAGGATCCAAACTATCTTGAATTGACCTCGGATGCTTCGAATGCTGCTTCTTCTCCTTATGTTGTGGCAATGCAGaacttgaaaattgatGTCTTACCCCATATTGTGAATGCTGTTGTATTGACTTCAGCATTTTCAGCAGGTAATTCGTATACTTACTGTTCCTCAAGAGCTTTATATGCATTAGcccaaagaaaatttgCCCCTAAATTCTTTACTTATTGTACTAAAAATGGGGTTCCAATTTACTGTGTTATTGTCGCCATTTGTTTTTCAATGTTATCATTAATGCAATTGAGTGAAGGAAGTTCTAAAGCTTTAAATTATATGGTCAGTTTATGTACAGGTTCCcagttattgaattatgGGTTTATGACAATCACTTATATGTGTTTCTATAGAGCTGTTAAGGTCCAAGGTTTGGATAGAAGAACGTTCCCATATAGGGCATGGTTCCAGCCTTACTCCATTTGCATTGCAGCATTTTTCATTTGGTGCATGATTGGTATTTTAGGATATACCGTTTTTATTCCTGGCCATTGGGAAATTGACACATTCTTGTTTAATTACGTTATGATTTTCGTCACTGCCgctatttatattttctggAAACTTTTAAAGAGAACTCCATTCGTTAAGCCTGAAGATGCAGACATTTTTACAggtattgaagaagttgaagaacACGAATATGAATATTACGCCCAGTTAGAGGGTGAAGGTAAGCAAAAACCAAACAAATTCAAGAGTATCCTTCACTGGATTTTTTAAGTCATATTATTTACCTAAAGCATACTTCCTTTAATTCgtgtattattttcaaggCTCTTGGCTCCTTGTTGTTATCATtagttattattatatttcctGAAGTTATCCATTCTGTAACGAAttctatattcaaattcataaatacttttttattttaaatCATATATGCAAATCTATAACTCATTTTACTAATTGACCCACTCCCAAGTAATATCGATTCTTCCTAAACTTTGGTCAGCGATCTGTGAAAATGCACTTGGTGAAAAATCTAAGTCGTTCTCAGCGCATCCCTCGCAAGAGTCAACTACGGTAACTTCGACCGATTTACCTTCATAGGATGCCTTTATTTTCTTGCCACACAAAGAATTGTCATTCGAGTTACCATTAACTTGGTTGTTTTCGTATAATATATGAGAAACAGCGACGATGTAGTCAGTGTCTTGGTTGGTTTCACCACAGGCACCTAATCCAGTCGAGTAAAAGGTTCCTTCACCGGAGTGATCTCCTGAAGATGGCAGTGAAGTCCCTGTAGAGGTAGAGCTAGTCGATGCTCCAGTGGCTGGAGAAGGACTAGTAGCGACCTCAGTATTGGCAGCAGCTTGGCTAACGGTTTGTGCATCAGTGGCGGCTAAAGAAGCAGAGGTAGCGAGTTCTTTGGCATTGTTAGCTAAATTGGCACCCTCTGTCTCAGATGGTTCTTTTGAAGACGAAGTAACTCTGGCTTCGGTGTCTTCAGCAACTGCAATGGAAGTGGGCTCACCGTTTATGACAGTCGATTGAATAGTAGTGTAATGAGTAACAAATACAGTATGAACCTCAGGAACTGGCTGACAGGAAGCCAAGTACGAATTCAACAAAGTAAATAAGATGGtagatgaaaatttcatttttatgATTATATGTTAAGGAAAGACTTAAGTAAGTTTGAAACACGGATAGTATgttcaacaaaattaaaGGAATGTATGTTCAACAAGCCCAAAGGAATGTATTTTTATATGTGTAAAGGATTGTAAGTGTTGATAGAgcatttaataatttagatgGAGAGATATGCTTGCATTTATATACTCATGCTGAGATTCTAGATCGTATACGGTAGTAGGCTAGTTTCTACCCCTTTGTcataaaaaataaaaaattgttcGAATATTTCCCTTTTTGATCTCTAATATTGATTTGGTACCTGAAACATGTTGATCCGATGCGTTAAGGATGCTCGAAATGTGCTAATTGTAGTCTACAACGTATTTGTTTGCAACCTAAACGCGCTTTTGAAACAATCGCGTAACGAATTTTGAAGTACCTTATTACACGTTACAAAGAGGCGTATGAAATGTAAGTAATACtattaattcaaaatggTAAAATATATACGTGGTATATCTATTTTCATACTTACATAAAAAACATAGATAGTTTGTAGATCTAGAATTGTTTACTAAATTTATTTCCTTGGCTTCAATTCTAAATCTAAATGCTAGTAGATCATACAATGCGAATTTGTAGTCACTTATGCTCAATGCTGACGATATGAACATCAATCAATACATTTATAGGGaaaaatatcttctaattgGCAGAAAAGCCATTTACTCTGAAAGCTTGTTAAACCTATGGCCTTCGCTCTTAATCTCATGTTTCTGTCATCAGTGATTAAGATACAATAATTGAATGCTTTAGATGCGGTTGAGTCCAACACAACCGTTTCGTTGGATGGACCGTTTACAGTCAGGTTCAAacctttcattaattttttgcTCATTTCATCATGCTTATTGACTGAAATTAATATGgtttcttcaacatttgTTCTCCAGTTAGAATTATTCTCAAATTCTGTAGTTTCGTTAATATCCGATGCAACAGATCCATCGAATCTTAATGGCAAAATTTCTCCAGTGAAGTATAATTCtctgataatgataactGACCTAGTTGCTGCATCTGCAATTGTCGCTTCTGCAGATTTGCGTAGAGACCTCAATTCCTGAAAGACGATTAATGGAATCAGAACCTTTAAAACACTATTCCGAACACATTTAAATACTCTCCCGCAATGCTTTAACCAAATATTCGTGTCTAATGTAACGTACGTGAGGTTACTATCTATTCCATCCCCAAGATCACCTTCGACTGAAAATCTGCCACCTCTGGTTGGTAAGCTTTCTGAATTATTCATGAAAATCTCATTATACAAATCATCACCCACATTCATTTGCCTGTGTTGAAAGACCTGGTCATCTAGCTGTTGATATCGATTTGAATTCGAATCATAATCTATCTGagaatcattaaatttagaattCCCATAATTCTCCAGgtcattttcattgatatcaccataatttaattgatgGCTACCTGCATCACCTGAAGAGTTCAGATCCGAAAGTTTAAACCAAATATCATCTCTTTCTAATGCACTAATATTCTCGAAGGTTGAACGATTCACCAAATTTTCTCGAGTGATTTGCTGTAAGAAATTATTCTGAACGAAACGTTTGTCacttaataaaaattcCTCAATGTACGCATACGCACCCGATTCCCTTGTAGATGAATCGAAAACATCAGCATTCAAGTAGATTCCCTCGTCGAACTTGAATCCTTCGTTGGATCTAATTAGTCCAAATTCATAGTTATCTGCAATGAAGCGAGCAAGTAAAATAATACGGACAATtctttcatcattatcaaattccAGTTGCAGCCTTGTCTTTTGCTCATAATTATGGATCAGATCGACAACTGGGGAAGTTCCACAAATTGGtaaatcaaacaaattGTAATTCTGAACTCCAGCCAGGCTTATATCGttataatcattttttgTCGATATGAAATCAAACCACACAGTACCCCAACATTTCCACACTTCTGGTAAAAATTCATTGTTGTTAAAATAGTCCACATAATTTGGATGATTTAGAAGATAAAAACGACACATCTCATttaatttagaattatcCTTTGTAACTGAAAGTAATGAATTGAGATAATTGATTATCGATTCCCATGGGAATAATTTACGGAATATCCACATAAACATAGGTTTTGAATTCGGAAACTTATTCGTTGCTTCGCCAATAGAAATTAAAAAGTACAACCATACTATAACATGACATGTCGATGCTTGTTTCGGTCCTATTAAGTAATGGTTCAATATACGAACAGATAATTCAAGGACCGACTTGTTTATAAACTTTAAACAGTAGAACCAATTATCTGCCGATAGGTCAGATGCGGTGATTGTTTGCCCGTCGACGCCACTTGAAATAGCCGCTGCATTAATTGGCTCATCAATATGAGATTGAGATCCCCTTGATTTCCTTTTCCGGTCCTTTTTAtcctttctttctttcaaaacttCTGGCAACTGGAATATTTTAGCAAACGGATTTTTGGCATCACCAAATCCTATTAAATGATTAATATTCGCAATTGCAAATAAGGAGCCCTTATTAAACcaaaaattcattttttcaACTGAATTTGTAGCTCCagtttgttgttgttgttgctgttgttgcaAATAGTACGGATGGTGAGGATCATTCATTGAAGTCGTTCCATGAGGAGTATATATTTCTCCcgtgaaaaaattatatccATTAGAATCAGATCCGAAAGTTAAACCATAGCGGGTTACTAAGTCGATGCCATACTGGAGTTGTGTATCATGAATGTTATCTGCATTACCCGATATATTCTCCGAATTACTATAGTTTGTATGAATGCTTAATAAAACTTTAtgaattttgatgaagTCAATAGTAGgtaattccaataatgatagaatatttctttgagTACAAATATTCTCCACGACTAACCTAAGGTATTGTTGAGTTGGTACAAATGGATCACGACATACTACCGACTTACCAATATTTACCAATGCATCTAAATTATCTTGTTGAACTGTACAcatatgataataaattttgccGTGTCCGTATAATGTCTTCATCGAAACAGAATACCAGTATTCAGCACTGATCTTCCAATCAATGAATCTAGAGGAATACAAAGCTATTGCCATTCGTGATAAATCCCCCAACTTTTCGGACCACCATCCTTCCATTTCTAATACCGGATCAGTTAGgtttgaaataatattaaagcAATATGCTATGAAGCACAGACAAATCTCATGATCTTGGAAAATGCTCatgatattctttaaaaCCTCTAGAAATCCAACAATACCGTAAACCCACATACGTCTTGGAATCTTATATAAATCGACTATATTCTTACCAGTTTTGAACTGTGTTTGATTAGAGGTTGGCTTTAACGCAGTAACCAAAAAATCATAATAATTATCTAATAATGTTAtattatgatgataaacAGTCCAAAGATCATTCAGTAAGTCGGATGCtttagatgatgatgacacagacgatgatgaattaacCGAAGATGACAATTGTGGGTTAACCATGGGAGAATCACGATAACTTTGTATACTAGTACTCGCTGtagtatttattttaataGATATCTCTATGCAATTCTTTTGAACGACTTCTTCGAAGTTTACGATATTCTTGTACGTATCTTTGAGCTTCGATGCTAACTGTTGCTCTTCATCGGACATTGTACGTTGAAAATGCTGCTGATTATTTTGTTGCTGTTCGGGCGGCGAGACTTCATGGAGAGTTTCTTGTTGTGAAGACTGCTGCCCTTGCATTATTGGATTCATCAGCGAGGCCATTTCCTTGGTTCCAGACGAAAAGTCTGATGATTGCATATGCTCTGTATCTGCCTGAAGAAGCCGAGCTTGTGATTTATTTTGCTGATTTTGATCTAATGCATTTGAATCAGACAGATCAGAATTATTGTTAGCAGAAATACTCGACATAGGGTTAATATTTGGGCTTGACGGAACATCATATGCCGAAGGAGTCGGTGTTTTCATAGTCCCTGTAGTCACTGGGTGTCCATTATATTGGCCTTTTTGGTGCTGCATCAAACTTCTTCTCACATTATTACGAATCATTGGATTATTACTAAGTCTCTGCGATGAAACACCGGGCGCATTAACACTCCCTGatattgtattattatttatggATGACTGGGGGAAGTTAAAATCTTGTGTGTTTTGTGTAGACATGGACATCTGTAGAGGGTTTGATGTTCTTTTATTTGAGTTATTTGTCACGTAGTTCGACAAGCTGTTTTGCCgtttttgttgttgtgaCGAAGGATTGGAAGGCTCGCCTTGGTACGAGTTAACTATAGGATTCCTATTAAGTTCTGCCACCAGATCAGGGATATATTTGAGGtgtttattattcataataaataaaccTGCTGGGGAGATACGAATTTGAATGGGAACTAATAATTTTGCCTTGATCTGAAGTCAAATTGATTAGGCACTTCTACGTATCAGTTTCTGTATGGAAAATATTGACCCGCGGACGACTTCGACTGGCTCTTACAAAATTACCATGATCTCGACTAAACGATAGCAAACTACATATATGAGCCAAAGCCATTTATTAAGAAGGGCATTGTACAAACGCCGAGGGCATTGTATCGGTTTATCGTTTAGTCTGggaaaaaattaatgaaatagtATCCGGACGATCCATGGGGTATTGTGGATCGAATTAAcgaatttatcaattccaCAAGTAGTATAGAGGTTTCGTAGTATAACTCTCTTCGCCATTGACCATTCGATCATCCAGACGATGAAAAACACATACTTAATTGTAGATAGCCAGTGCAAGCGCTAATCctatataaaatttaaatcGACCCTGGACATCTCAAATCTCTCGTGGTATCTTTTATTGTGATAGCACCATACAGTGGTCCTGATCATCCACGCTGCAGACTTGTACATCTCTAACACAACTAAATCTCGATTTCTACAGTTAAATGCTCTACTTGCATGAATTCTACATTATCCCATCTCTGGCTTCGGGCCCGTGGTCTCATTTCTCAGCCTCGACATTCAATCTTAACGTATGCCTGGCCGTTCACCACACCATGCCCGTTTCAACCTGGAATATCTTTCATTTCTAAAACGTAAGATTTTTATTGACAAAGCTAAATATTTACTCATGAATAATGTATATCCTGACTGTCGACTGCCATACCGACTTTTAAACCACCACAATCATTTCTCTTTTTATAATCCCTGGCCATTTAAAACCGTACGATACGCGTACAACCAACTCGACAAGCATACAGTAATACAGTAATAAACCATATAATCtatttcaacttcttctttggtCTTAATTGGTTAGTGTGTCCACACTTTCTCTTACGACAGTTGGTAGCTCTTGGTGGTAATCTAGCGTAACATTTACGGCAGATAGATTTCTCACAGTTGTACTTGGAAGCTAAAGCCTTTAAGGATGGTTCAATCATCTTTATTAGCAATTAATGTGATATCTTAACTTTAACGTATAATCGTATCTTTTGAGTACaagattaatgaaaaattttgtttCCCAAGCACTCTGAGTAGAACGACTCCTCGGGATTTTTTGGTTACACAAAACTGCGGTGACCGAATTTGTTCCGTCTTCTTCGCATTATATAAGCAACGGGGCCGAAGCCCTTGTACCAGGTGATCATCGAGACAACGGGCCAACTTTTAGTGCGACTTAGACGATATGGCAATATGTCGCAGTTATGTCGTGTTAGAATCCTATGACGACATTGTACGAATAATTTCGCACATGATCGCCAGATGTCTCCAAATATCGTATAATGTCGTACAATGTCGTACAATAATACTCGGCTGGCTGAAATAATGCCTAATGGACTGTTTGTAGTCTCATAGGATagtattataattatacACATCAATTGTATTTTGCAAGTCATTTGCTACCACGGATAGACTAGAGCGAATCGCGATACCTGGATTGAGATACAGCTTCTTGTTAGCATGAGTGAAAATCATAAGGAAGTGCAAGAGCTGACATCTGGAGATGACGACCAAACTAATCCACAGCAACATCAGGtacaaataaatgaaaCAGAAGGAAGAGTTGAAGGAGATGTGAATGGTTTAGACCAAAGACAAAACAGAGAAGTTCCCGTGGAAACAAACGAGGAATCTGACTTTGGCAATTTGGGGGCCGGCGGGTATTCAGAATTTGATACAAGAACCATGGAATGGGAGCCACTTGATCAGGGAAACGGCGATACTCCGCAGGTGAGCTTAACCAACGAGAATCAGGAAAATGAGATGTCACTGGGTACTGGATTGGAGTTGAAACAGCAAGGCCTGGAGCAAGAAAATCAGAACCAAGAAAATGAGCAGGTTCAAGATCAGCAACAAGAAGACCAACAGGTTCAAGATCAGCAACAAGAAAACCAACAGCAACAATATCACGACCAAGAAGGGACAAATCTACAACAAGAGCAGCAGCTGGATTATCAGGACCAGGACCAAGAAAATGAGGACGATATAAATACCTCGACTTTACACCCTCTCCAACCTAATCAGAGCTTCACCACCCCGCTGAAATCATTGCCACCTTTGAAAGATATCGAATTGATAACAACTCCAAAGGCCTTCAGTGTTGCAAAAGATGCGGATGCCGATGTCCCAAACGTATCGAGCTCTCCGCTTATTACCGCAAAGAATACACAGATGGATCCAGGACAAGGTGGTGACAATCATCCAAAGTCCAACGACAATAATCAAGGggacgatgatgatattgaaagatcTGTCGTTCGTGCATTCTTGGGAGTTAGTCAACAGGATTTGAATTCGCTAAGTACAGATGTAATTAGCAAGATGCATAAGAGATCCATTGAACTCCAAGAATTGAAGTcagataatgaatttttaaagATAAACCAAGAACAAGCCATACTGatacaaaataaaaagtcGAAATTGTTGAGTCTGAAACTAAGTAAGCTAGATAAACTGAATACTGAATTAAGGCAAGAAAGAGTCACATTAtctaatgaaaaagaaatatatattaaaacTATCGGCCAATTAAAAGATGAAAACTCAACAATAATGGATAAATTATCCCAAATTGAGTATCAATCTAAAAAGTATGATTCGAACTATTCAGAACAGATCGGCGAAAGagatcaagaaattttaaagTTAAATGACTcgttaaataaattaactAAAACAAACATAGAACAGAACCAAAAGATAAATGAGGTTATTAAGGAGCTTAACGATACcagaaatgaaaaattcactTTGAAACTAGAAAATAGTAAGAtatcaaatgaattatcgTACATTAAGAATCAGAGAACGTGgtatgaagaagaattaaaatctGTTCAACGTAGATTCACtgatttaattaaaaagCATGAATCAGAGTTTTTAATGAGATCTAATAAGTTGTCTAGTTTAACAACTAAAAACGAAGCTTTAGATCGTTTGAATAAATCACAGGCCGAACATATTAATGGATTGCAAAATGACTTAGAGaaagaaatttcaaagGCATCGTCATTAGAttccaaatttgaaattgaaaaaatcaagCTAGATAAAGAGTTGAAGAATAAGGAAGAGTTATTAGAACTAACACAAGTTCAATCATCTCAAAGAAATGAGAGAATAGAACAGCTAGAATCATacattgaagaaataaagaataaGTTAGGTGAatctattaatttgttGGAAGCTGATTTATCTAAGAAGAATGAAACTATTCTTGTTTTAGAAGAGAAATTAAGAAGAACAGAAGAAGTTTTAGATAAAGAATTGCACAAGGAAACTGATTTACCGAAATTATCTGTATCTGCAGAAATGATTGCATCCACAAAAGCAGATGGCATATCTTTATCGTCGTTGTATTCAGAATATaatcatttgaaaaagCAATTAGTGTTGGAACGATCGCAGAAAGAAAGATTAGCCAACCAATTGGAATCATTTGTAGCAGAATTGGAGTCTAAAAGACCTAcaattgcaaattattcTGATCAGATCAAGTTTTATGAGAACTCGCTTCAGGAAATGATAGGTAAAGTTGAATCAATCAGActagaaaaattagaagGAGAGAAAGagtataataaattgaaatcaagAGTTTCTGAAtacaataatgatttagTGTCGATGAAAAAGTTGTGCAGAGATTTAGGAAAACAATTATGTTATTACCTTATACATTCAAAGATCAGGGATAGTAAGGAAGATCCACTTACCTTGACGGAGAGAAAAgctattgaaaatattttagaaaGAAGCGGTAATAATGATGGTGTAAAAGAAACCGATACtgatcaattgatttctgATAGGTTGGTGGGTTTTACAAACATTATAGAACTTCAACAGAAGAATGAAGGTCTTCTCACTGTTGTGAGACAATTAGGTaagaaattggaaaacAAAGACGATGAGTTTAACGGTGGTTTAGAATCTGCTGCAATCGATGAAGCGAAAGATGCAATCTTAACGTTAGAGAATGAACTTGATAGTGTTCATGTTAAACTAGACGCTGTGTCCAAAGAAAGAGACGTGCTCAAATCAATGGTTGATTCTACTACCAAGAATGGGTCAAGGGGCGAACTTAAATTTTTGACTGATGCAAACAGTGATCTCAAATCTAAACTAAATGAAACAGAGAAAGTATTGAAAGAGTTGCAATTGCAGTCAAGTATAGCACTCAAAGATTTCAACGAGAAGTTGAGAGTCGTTACTAATAGCAAGAACGAATTAACTCTAAATTTGTCGTCGATTAAGCATTCAGCAGAATTGGCTGAAGCAAGATTTGCGAATGCACATAAATCTTTAGAAAATGCTCGAGAGGAAATTAACCAATACAAAAAAGACATTGAATTCTGGAAGAATCAAACATCGAAGCAAGAATATTCACTTATTAGTAAatctaatgaattaaaagatGTTGAGAATACTCTAAATGAAGAGCGGATTGtcataaataatttgaagaccgaaaaagaaatatggAACCTGTACCAAAAAACattgaatgatgatattCTGCAGCTTAGATCTGACAAGTCTCACCTTAATGAGTTTGTTGTAAATTTACAATCACTATTAAAGGAAAGGGAATCTTCAAGTAAGGAGTTGTCCATTAAGCTCACacaatcaattgaaaattatcaagCTTTACGAGATAGGCTTtctgaaaaagaagaaagaatttcGATTTTATCGAATCAATCAGAGTTAGCATTAAGAGCGCAGAATTCCAAGTTGGAACAGATTAACGAGCTTAACCTGTTAGTACGGGATTATAAGGGCAGATTGGCTGAAAAGA harbors:
- a CDS encoding DEHA2E18788p (highly similar to uniprot|P40909 Cryptococcus neoformans UBI1 60S ribosomal protein L40), with translation MIEPSLKALASKYNCEKSICRKCYARLPPRATNCRKRKCGHTNQLRPKKKLK
- a CDS encoding DEHA2E18810p (weakly similar to uniprot|Q02455 Saccharomyces cerevisiae YKR095W MLP1 Myosin-like protein associated with the nuclear envelope connects the nuclear pore complex with the nuclear interior): MSENHKEVQESTSGDDDQTNPQQHQVQINETEGRVEGDVNGLDQRQNREVPVETNEESDFGNLGAGGYSEFDTRTMEWEPLDQGNGDTPQVSLTNENQENEMSSGTGLELKQQGSEQENQNQENEQVQDQQQEDQQVQDQQQENQQQQYHDQEGTNLQQEQQSDYQDQDQENEDDINTSTLHPLQPNQSFTTPSKSLPPLKDIELITTPKAFSVAKDADADVPNVSSSPLITAKNTQMDPGQGGDNHPKSNDNNQGDDDDIERSVVRAFLGVSQQDLNSLSTDVISKMHKRSIELQELKSDNEFLKINQEQAISIQNKKSKLLSSKLSKLDKSNTELRQERVTLSNEKEIYIKTIGQLKDENSTIMDKLSQIEYQSKKYDSNYSEQIGERDQEILKLNDSLNKLTKTNIEQNQKINEVIKELNDTRNEKFTLKLENSKISNELSYIKNQRTWYEEELKSVQRRFTDLIKKHESEFLMRSNKLSSLTTKNEALDRLNKSQAEHINGLQNDLEKEISKASSLDSKFEIEKIKLDKELKNKEELLELTQVQSSQRNERIEQLESYIEEIKNKLGESINLLEADLSKKNETILVLEEKLRRTEEVLDKELHKETDLPKLSVSAEMIASTKADGISLSSLYSEYNHLKKQLVLERSQKERLANQLESFVAELESKRPTIANYSDQIKFYENSLQEMIGKVESIRLEKLEGEKEYNKLKSRVSEYNNDLVSMKKLCRDLGKQLCYYLIHSKIRDSKEDPLTLTERKAIENILERSGNNDGVKETDTDQLISDRLVGFTNIIELQQKNEGLLTVVRQLGKKLENKDDEFNGGLESAAIDEAKDAILTLENELDSVHVKLDAVSKERDVLKSMVDSTTKNGSRGELKFLTDANSDLKSKLNETEKVLKELQLQSSIALKDFNEKLRVVTNSKNELTLNLSSIKHSAELAEARFANAHKSLENAREEINQYKKDIEFWKNQTSKQEYSLISKSNELKDVENTLNEERIVINNLKTEKEIWNSYQKTLNDDISQLRSDKSHLNEFVVNLQSLLKERESSSKELSIKLTQSIENYQALRDRLSEKEERISILSNQSELALRAQNSKLEQINELNSLVRDYKGRLAEKSSLVEKLSQKVQELQDSQSISSTLEGFKNSHDEIGKPNQLSQNYERELERASNDLRIAESQVSEFSDLAKAAELALTNSTNTFEKYKTESESKINGLLKEKESLKSELRDLSDLFNQSKQEAIDIEKKYSNEVEELKLKIGESIMKANAYDDLKKDYESKFQSVAKDMESQSKISDENQKKYHEELHRNTELTNEMDKLKSQCNSLEKSIGQLTTKLNSTKLLLEKKDESIEEEKQSIQDELDSSRLKVKDLQDQNNVLLNQLELSKLACTTDVSEASSNDDLRAVVSYLRREKDSAEAKLTSYFEDQQRLEQRLIQVTTELEATKSELSKSQSNINVTDGSSTNEHNRLLDQLQQLNILRESNTTLRNENSVNVQRISELESELQSVTSKLEPLEKKVSELSMQNEVKEQTIRLIKEENENNRTQLESNRGRDFAESDSEDIKAMKQRFTNLKNEFQNKLSAHRSKTKELEKTVDSLRVELANTKQHLVDAETNYTQELMNTRSNSDGLKNESLQNDKINSASKEIANAYEKYDTLKKESEVKIMSLVNEKKSLESALQTLKAKIDSLDSEDSNKKFEEKLNALKAQFENEKTELKKNVQNEFDVRLKQELAKVNSDLLENRTKHDKEDQTNKELEAAIKEKNEALEKTFQEKKSQLEDELKVKLEQKLKEKVDEEVSKRSSGETNGDMNLVRDELIKQHEGEIARLRKDFDTQLSKAKDDVKNVTEKKFEIKLRMLNKKLDKLEGKNLTDRSVSSSTKTPVDETNKLSVSSLPATPNLAQDSLQPITSQESSKLPLGHQFTESTLTVHRPTIDRTNSSNKALQAQKPNVEKLGQKRPMVNKSQNTNKRTKE